In Plectropomus leopardus isolate mb unplaced genomic scaffold, YSFRI_Pleo_2.0 unplaced_scaffold5071, whole genome shotgun sequence, a single window of DNA contains:
- the LOC121939564 gene encoding RNA-binding protein Musashi homolog 1-like isoform X2 produces the protein MAAAAAAAVVRGSTPSRTAGFLGTSSPGPMADLYAAANQDSGVSSYISAASPAPSTGFGHGLGGPLIATAFTNGYH, from the exons ATGGCAGCAGCCGCAGCTGCAGCAGTAGTTagag gCTCCACCCCTTCACGCACAGCTGGTTTCCTGGGCACCAGCAGCCCTGGACCAATGGCTGACCTGTACGCTGCAGCCAACCAGGACTCAGGAGTCAGCAGCTACATCAGTGCCGCTAGTCCCGCCCCCAGCACAGGGTTTGGTCACGGTCTAGGG GGTCCTCTGATTGCTACTGCGTTCACTAATGGCTACCACTGA
- the LOC121939564 gene encoding RNA-binding protein Musashi homolog 1-like isoform X1 produces MAAAAAAAVVRGSTPSRTAGFLGTSSPGPMADLYAAANQDSGVSSYISAASPAPSTGFGHGLGKVYPLLSVHPQGPLIATAFTNGYH; encoded by the exons ATGGCAGCAGCCGCAGCTGCAGCAGTAGTTagag gCTCCACCCCTTCACGCACAGCTGGTTTCCTGGGCACCAGCAGCCCTGGACCAATGGCTGACCTGTACGCTGCAGCCAACCAGGACTCAGGAGTCAGCAGCTACATCAGTGCCGCTAGTCCCGCCCCCAGCACAGGGTTTGGTCACGGTCTAGGG AAAGTGTATCCGCTCTTGTCCGTGCATCCCCAGGGTCCTCTGATTGCTACTGCGTTCACTAATGGCTACCACTGA